The following proteins are co-located in the Pedobacter frigiditerrae genome:
- a CDS encoding DUF4382 domain-containing protein, which produces MKNRILTYSLALLVTMLTIFIGCKKDSDSASGTTKIQVRMTDAPGDFDKINLNVKEIVLISDDKSYVLASTASIFNILDFRIGTSNPDILVATGEMPSGEITEVRLVLNDGNTIVENGVVKTLKTPSGQSSGYKVKLTSNATLVPGVTYSLVLDFDAAKSIVKLGNGDYLLKPVVRGITAVTSGLISGTVLPLAARPEILVIKGTDTVGTLADPISGKFTVGGLAAGSYAVKFVPIAGYKDSTINNVNVSLGQNTSIGTITLK; this is translated from the coding sequence ATGAAAAATAGAATTTTAACTTATTCGTTGGCACTGTTGGTAACAATGCTGACTATTTTTATCGGTTGTAAAAAAGACAGCGATAGTGCAAGTGGCACAACAAAAATTCAGGTTCGAATGACAGATGCTCCTGGTGATTTCGACAAGATTAACCTTAATGTTAAGGAAATCGTCTTGATATCAGATGATAAATCTTACGTTTTAGCCTCAACTGCATCAATATTTAACATCCTTGATTTTAGGATTGGAACTTCAAATCCTGATATTTTGGTAGCAACAGGGGAAATGCCAAGTGGAGAAATTACTGAGGTTAGATTGGTGCTTAATGATGGTAATACCATTGTTGAAAATGGAGTTGTAAAAACTTTAAAAACGCCAAGCGGTCAAAGTTCTGGTTATAAAGTGAAGTTAACAAGCAATGCTACTTTGGTACCAGGTGTTACTTACTCGTTGGTGCTTGATTTCGATGCGGCTAAATCTATTGTTAAATTAGGAAATGGAGATTACCTGCTTAAACCGGTGGTAAGAGGAATTACTGCTGTTACTTCTGGACTAATCTCTGGAACAGTATTACCCTTAGCTGCAAGACCAGAAATTTTGGTAATTAAAGGAACAGATACAGTGGGTACGTTGGCAGATCCAATTAGCGGTAAATTCACAGTGGGTGGTTTAGCTGCAGGTTCTTATGCCGTTAAATTTGTACCCATTGCTGGTTATAAAGATAGTACCATAAATAATGTTAATGTTTCTTTAGGGCAAAACACTTCCATTGGTACCATTACCTTAAAATAA
- a CDS encoding PAS domain S-box protein: protein MKNNDLYNLFWLSPVPMWVFDVDNLNFLDVNLAAIAEYGYTREEFLAMGINDIRPEEDKEELFNIVRENSISGLFFNNVFRHFTKKGEVIYVQIASSKITFDGKAARVVMAMNMTEKIEAQQTLLATERRFKALVQDGSDMITIIDEEFRYKYVSPASQRVFGVAPEFFIGKKAFDFVHRDDVERLGKEANQIWDKKNIQLSPYRYKDIAGGWLWIETRATNLFDDPAVGGIVCTSKDITERIRADQLVAENIERYNIVSKATSDVIWDCDLVNDKILWNKALKGILKYKVGATTSLTWWKKLIHPQDRERVLLKLDHHISNKIPRWTEEYRFLCGDGIYRNFYDRGFITVDEEGKAYRMIGAMQDITSRKREEEWSKLLESVVINTSDGVLITDASESKPLIIYVNQAMVDMSGYTKEELIGSAPDILHGSNSKQKELIKLENAVASRTATKVELINYTKAGDSYHVSISLSPVFGEDGELVRWISIQRDVSEQYRYVEQIKSQNKKLKEISWMQSHVVRAPLARMMSIVELLNTSDLSEEQKELLAILCESSKELDNIIKEIANNT from the coding sequence ATGAAGAACAACGATTTGTATAACCTTTTTTGGCTTTCTCCAGTTCCTATGTGGGTTTTTGATGTTGATAATCTTAATTTCTTAGATGTTAATCTAGCCGCAATTGCCGAATATGGTTACACTCGTGAGGAATTTTTAGCAATGGGCATAAATGATATACGGCCTGAAGAAGATAAAGAAGAATTGTTCAATATCGTTAGGGAAAATTCGATCAGCGGCTTATTCTTTAACAATGTTTTTAGGCATTTTACTAAAAAGGGAGAAGTGATTTATGTTCAAATTGCCAGTAGCAAGATCACATTTGATGGCAAAGCAGCTCGTGTTGTCATGGCAATGAATATGACCGAAAAAATAGAAGCCCAGCAAACGTTATTGGCAACAGAACGCAGGTTTAAAGCATTGGTACAGGATGGTTCAGATATGATTACTATTATTGATGAAGAATTTAGGTATAAATATGTTAGTCCTGCTTCGCAAAGGGTATTCGGCGTAGCTCCAGAGTTTTTTATTGGCAAAAAGGCTTTCGACTTTGTTCACAGAGATGATGTTGAAAGATTGGGAAAGGAAGCAAATCAGATATGGGATAAGAAAAATATTCAATTGTCGCCCTATCGTTATAAAGACATTGCTGGTGGTTGGCTATGGATAGAAACAAGGGCTACTAATCTTTTTGATGATCCTGCGGTTGGAGGAATAGTTTGCACTTCTAAAGATATCACCGAAAGAATTAGGGCCGATCAATTAGTAGCGGAGAATATAGAGCGATACAATATAGTTTCTAAAGCAACAAGTGATGTAATTTGGGATTGTGATTTAGTGAATGATAAGATATTATGGAATAAGGCTTTGAAAGGAATTTTAAAGTATAAGGTAGGCGCAACTACTAGTCTCACATGGTGGAAAAAGCTCATACATCCTCAAGATAGGGAAAGGGTACTGTTAAAGTTGGATCATCATATCTCAAATAAAATTCCGCGTTGGACAGAAGAGTATCGTTTTCTTTGTGGAGATGGTATTTATCGGAATTTTTATGATAGGGGATTTATCACTGTCGATGAAGAAGGTAAAGCTTATAGGATGATTGGGGCTATGCAAGATATTACCTCCAGAAAAAGAGAAGAAGAATGGTCTAAGCTACTGGAGTCTGTGGTAATTAATACCTCAGATGGCGTACTCATTACAGATGCATCCGAATCTAAACCTTTAATTATTTATGTGAACCAAGCCATGGTAGATATGTCTGGTTATACAAAAGAGGAATTAATAGGAAGTGCACCAGATATTTTGCATGGTTCTAATAGTAAGCAAAAAGAATTAATCAAGTTAGAAAATGCTGTCGCATCGAGAACGGCAACCAAGGTAGAACTGATTAATTATACAAAGGCTGGAGATAGTTATCATGTGAGCATTAGTCTTAGTCCGGTTTTTGGTGAAGATGGAGAATTGGTTAGGTGGATTAGTATACAGCGTGATGTTAGCGAGCAATACCGATATGTAGAACAAATTAAATCTCAAAACAAAAAGCTAAAAGAAATTAGCTGGATGCAATCTCATGTGGTAAGGGCACCTTTAGCAAGAATGATGTCGATAGTTGAACTATTAAATACCAGCGACCTTAGCGAAGAACAGAAAGAGTTGTTGGCTATTCTTTGTGAATCATCAAAAGAGCTAGACAATATTATTAAAGAAATAGCGAATAATACATAA
- a CDS encoding peptidoglycan DD-metalloendopeptidase family protein: MKTSKKAITLTLLFNLFVLFTFAQTESNNSKITVAKFVKFYNSNQQDSIFHIFSPKTKQELPLEKTKAFLTQLKSRYGNIKQADFQSYRSGFGVYKTELDKGLLTISIAVDNNKAITGLFAKPYEVAIVAKIPRNITPMQLPFKGEWTVFWGGDTKEQNYHVAVNFQKNAFDIIITNSQGKSYKTDGKTNEDYYAFAQPLLSPCDGEIVLTVDGVKDNTPGKLNPMFTTGNSVLIKTKNNEYILLAHFKQNTIKVKQGDKVKQGQQLGLCGNSGNSSEPHLHFHIQDAEDFYNTIGVKCYFNKLQVNGITKSDYSPVKGDKIKMAN; encoded by the coding sequence ATGAAAACTTCTAAAAAAGCTATAACACTTACTTTATTATTTAATTTATTTGTGCTCTTTACTTTTGCGCAAACTGAGAGCAACAATAGTAAAATTACCGTTGCTAAGTTTGTAAAGTTTTATAATTCCAACCAGCAAGACAGTATTTTCCATATTTTTTCCCCTAAAACAAAGCAAGAGCTTCCCTTAGAAAAAACAAAAGCTTTTCTTACCCAATTGAAAAGCAGGTATGGCAATATCAAACAAGCTGATTTTCAATCTTATCGAAGTGGCTTTGGTGTTTATAAAACAGAATTAGACAAAGGTTTACTAACCATAAGTATTGCGGTTGATAACAATAAAGCTATTACTGGTCTCTTTGCCAAACCTTATGAGGTTGCTATTGTAGCTAAAATACCGAGAAACATAACCCCAATGCAATTGCCTTTTAAAGGAGAATGGACCGTTTTTTGGGGTGGAGATACTAAAGAACAAAACTATCACGTAGCAGTTAATTTTCAGAAGAATGCATTTGATATCATCATTACTAATTCGCAAGGAAAAAGCTATAAAACCGATGGCAAAACAAATGAAGATTATTATGCATTTGCGCAACCCTTGCTATCACCTTGTGATGGAGAAATAGTGTTAACAGTTGATGGCGTAAAAGACAATACACCTGGCAAGCTAAATCCAATGTTTACCACTGGAAACTCCGTTTTAATTAAAACTAAAAACAACGAATACATCCTTTTAGCTCATTTTAAACAAAATACCATTAAAGTAAAACAAGGAGATAAAGTTAAACAAGGTCAACAACTAGGTCTTTGTGGTAATTCGGGCAACTCTTCAGAACCTCACCTACATTTTCACATTCAAGATGCTGAAGATTTCTACAATACAATTGGTGTGAAATGTTATTTCAATAAGTTACAAGTTAATGGGATAACCAAGTCAGATTATTCACCAGTTAAGGGAGACAAAATAAAGATGGCTAATTAA
- a CDS encoding D-TA family PLP-dependent enzyme, with translation MDQNWYLFDGSETLDTPSLVIYPQRVLRNIKLLKNTISGIEIYPHVKTHKSTEITKILMSEGINSFKCATITESEMLGKTGAVKALLAYQPTKLKLQRLIQLIKKYPQTKYSCLVDNIKSAQLISNIAQENGLKIPVFIDLNVGMNRTGIQPANAFNLFIELQDLKGIEFAGVHAYDGHRNEVVLDERTKQVETSFELVEKLRNSIETAGFPFPKLIAGGSPTFAIHAKRKNVAVSPGTFVFWDKAYREQITEHQFEFAALILTRVISLPAKDKICLDLGYKGVAAEKDLSQRVQLLNAPDLIPYSHSEEHLVMQVKESHSYQIGDLFYALPAHICPSVALYNRAYTVVDGKLHQPWLINARDHDLYED, from the coding sequence ATGGATCAAAACTGGTATTTATTTGATGGAAGTGAAACTTTAGACACGCCTTCATTGGTGATCTATCCACAGCGTGTATTACGTAATATCAAATTACTCAAAAACACCATATCGGGTATTGAAATTTATCCGCATGTTAAAACGCATAAATCTACGGAGATTACCAAGATACTAATGAGTGAGGGGATTAACTCTTTTAAATGCGCCACCATTACAGAGTCAGAAATGTTGGGGAAGACTGGCGCTGTTAAGGCCCTATTGGCTTACCAACCGACGAAATTAAAACTACAGCGATTAATCCAGTTGATTAAAAAATATCCACAAACTAAATACTCTTGTTTAGTGGATAATATCAAATCAGCTCAGCTAATCTCAAACATTGCTCAAGAAAACGGTTTAAAGATTCCTGTTTTCATCGACTTAAATGTAGGGATGAACAGAACTGGAATTCAGCCAGCAAATGCTTTTAATTTATTTATCGAATTGCAAGATTTAAAAGGTATTGAATTTGCGGGTGTACACGCTTATGATGGACATAGAAATGAAGTAGTCTTAGACGAAAGAACTAAACAAGTTGAAACAAGCTTTGAACTTGTAGAAAAACTCAGGAACAGTATTGAAACTGCAGGTTTTCCCTTCCCAAAGTTAATTGCAGGCGGCTCTCCTACTTTTGCCATTCACGCTAAACGTAAAAATGTAGCGGTTAGTCCGGGTACATTTGTGTTTTGGGACAAAGCTTATCGCGAACAAATAACAGAACATCAATTCGAGTTTGCAGCGTTAATTTTAACCAGAGTAATTTCCTTACCAGCAAAAGATAAAATTTGCCTAGACCTCGGTTATAAAGGCGTTGCAGCAGAAAAAGACTTATCACAACGTGTGCAACTCTTGAATGCACCCGATTTGATTCCTTATAGCCATAGCGAAGAACACTTAGTGATGCAAGTTAAGGAAAGTCATTCTTATCAAATCGGCGATTTATTTTATGCATTGCCAGCGCACATTTGTCCTAGTGTAGCTTTGTACAATCGTGCTTACACAGTGGTGGATGGTAAACTACATCAGCCTTGGTTAATTAACGCTAGGGATCATGATCTGTATGAAGATTAG
- a CDS encoding HAMP domain-containing sensor histidine kinase — translation MRLSTKLTLFITGSKLAIVLLFIITLPFLVEQIASQFTNYTLKQQRKEVLKNINKNGIVYYLQGDESYGSYTMLKEEFVALLPVSGNFKADTIKDAQRIVENDTLSYRILSETFKFENKNYLLEIGKTSASINQYNKQLQQFASYVLVILILLSIIIDLTFIRMVIKPLSKIIKSRLINMKFPFKFDEHPVKTSTTDFKYLDESLALLMNQINEAFYKEREFTSNASHEIMTPISILQHKMENLLAEEGLTESAALAIIEMMKTLNRLKKISNSLLLIARIENQQYHDKEEVKPLDLFNLIIEEISHRLEEKNLNIQIKINKDVVLRDINKDLLYQLIFNLVHNAIKFNREGGSISISDNFTTTGEYEINVSDTGMGISAEQLPHIFDRFIKSNAAENYGYGLGLTIVKSIVDYHHLNIKVESKLNEGTAFKVVFSNWKKAQ, via the coding sequence ATGAGACTCTCAACAAAACTAACCTTATTTATTACTGGCTCTAAGTTAGCCATCGTACTGCTATTTATCATTACGCTTCCTTTTTTGGTAGAACAAATCGCCTCTCAATTTACCAATTACACCTTAAAACAACAGCGCAAAGAGGTATTAAAAAACATTAACAAAAATGGAATAGTCTATTATTTACAGGGCGATGAAAGTTATGGTAGTTATACCATGCTAAAAGAAGAATTTGTTGCCTTATTGCCCGTTAGTGGAAATTTTAAGGCAGACACCATTAAAGATGCCCAGCGAATTGTTGAAAATGACACACTCTCCTACCGCATATTAAGTGAGACTTTTAAATTCGAAAACAAAAATTACCTTTTAGAAATAGGTAAAACGAGTGCAAGTATTAATCAATACAACAAGCAGTTACAACAATTTGCATCTTATGTACTTGTCATATTAATCCTACTCTCCATTATTATAGACCTAACTTTTATCAGAATGGTGATTAAACCTTTATCAAAAATCATTAAGTCTAGGTTAATCAATATGAAATTTCCCTTCAAGTTTGATGAGCATCCCGTAAAAACTTCGACTACAGATTTTAAATACCTTGATGAATCTCTTGCGCTTTTGATGAACCAAATTAACGAGGCTTTTTATAAAGAAAGAGAATTTACGTCTAATGCTTCCCATGAAATAATGACACCCATCAGCATTTTGCAACATAAAATGGAAAATTTGTTGGCAGAAGAAGGACTCACAGAAAGTGCTGCCTTGGCTATTATAGAAATGATGAAAACATTAAATCGTTTGAAAAAAATATCAAATTCTTTATTGTTAATAGCGAGAATCGAGAACCAACAGTACCATGATAAAGAAGAGGTTAAACCTTTAGATTTATTCAACTTAATTATCGAAGAAATAAGTCATCGTTTAGAAGAAAAAAACTTAAATATTCAAATTAAAATCAACAAGGATGTTGTGTTAAGAGATATCAATAAGGATTTATTATATCAGCTAATTTTTAACCTTGTTCATAACGCTATCAAATTTAACCGTGAAGGAGGTAGCATTTCAATTTCTGATAATTTTACTACCACGGGCGAATATGAAATTAATGTTTCAGATACTGGAATGGGTATTTCTGCAGAACAATTACCTCACATTTTTGACCGTTTTATTAAATCTAATGCGGCTGAAAATTATGGTTACGGTTTAGGATTAACGATCGTTAAAAGCATTGTAGATTATCATCATTTAAATATAAAAGTAGAGAGCAAATTAAATGAGGGAACAGCTTTTAAAGTGGTATTTTCAAATTGGAAAAAAGCCCAATAA
- a CDS encoding response regulator transcription factor: MKVLIIEDEKTMAFEMEASLKKAFYLCDLAHSFKTGLEKLKLNQYDFILIDLSLPDGDGLDLLKEAKKHNADAAYIIITARTNLKDRITGLDLGADDYLPKPFYLLELQSRMQAIARRKFNIAEDLLSIGNFKVDIKKRQIKYELEEINLSRKEFDLLSYLLLHKNRVLTRVQLSEHIWGTFVNDDYDSNYIDAHIKNIRKKLNCHANTDWLETVRGVGYRVKN, encoded by the coding sequence ATGAAAGTCTTAATAATTGAAGATGAAAAAACAATGGCTTTTGAAATGGAAGCTTCCCTAAAAAAGGCCTTTTACCTTTGCGACTTAGCGCATTCCTTTAAAACTGGCTTAGAAAAGCTAAAGCTCAATCAATATGATTTTATTCTAATCGACTTAAGTTTGCCAGATGGCGATGGCCTTGACTTACTGAAAGAAGCTAAAAAACACAATGCTGACGCTGCCTATATCATCATCACTGCCAGAACTAACTTAAAAGATAGGATAACTGGTCTAGACCTGGGTGCAGATGATTACCTGCCAAAACCATTTTACTTATTAGAGTTACAATCTAGAATGCAAGCCATCGCAAGGCGAAAATTTAACATCGCCGAAGATTTACTTTCTATTGGAAATTTTAAAGTGGATATTAAAAAAAGGCAAATTAAATATGAACTTGAAGAAATAAACCTTTCTCGTAAGGAGTTTGATTTACTAAGTTATTTATTGCTCCATAAAAACAGAGTACTAACTCGGGTACAGTTAAGTGAGCATATTTGGGGCACTTTTGTAAATGACGACTATGATTCAAACTACATTGATGCTCACATTAAAAACATCAGAAAGAAATTAAATTGCCATGCCAATACAGATTGGCTAGAAACAGTGCGTGGTGTAGGTTACAGGGTTAAGAATTAA
- a CDS encoding competence protein has product MSIAELQLIDGEIGAKALRFYPGETLWHSDWKKAFPAHYREKTFLNKVAGYYHRADVFTPCSTAIEFQNSPITLAELHSREAFYPNLVWVVNGTKFKGFKILKHLPDVESSQLDAFEFCHKANLTMVRKSDLLLGLEQPKVMTFHHPELRNIPLTAHYYSFRWSNPHRVWYEAKCPIIIDLGGYFLYQLKQRKQSNGDYAYLHMISRKDFIARYVK; this is encoded by the coding sequence ATGTCTATAGCAGAATTGCAATTAATTGATGGAGAGATAGGAGCAAAGGCATTGCGATTTTATCCTGGAGAGACGTTATGGCATAGCGATTGGAAAAAAGCATTTCCAGCACACTACCGTGAAAAAACATTCTTAAATAAAGTTGCAGGTTATTACCACAGGGCTGATGTTTTTACGCCTTGCTCTACTGCAATAGAATTTCAAAATTCGCCTATTACCTTAGCCGAGCTTCATAGCAGAGAAGCTTTCTATCCTAATTTAGTTTGGGTAGTTAATGGCACTAAGTTTAAAGGCTTTAAAATACTGAAACATTTACCAGATGTAGAAAGTTCACAGCTTGATGCCTTTGAGTTTTGTCATAAGGCCAACCTTACCATGGTTCGTAAAAGCGATTTACTTTTAGGTTTAGAACAACCAAAGGTGATGACTTTCCATCATCCAGAATTGAGAAATATTCCTTTAACGGCTCACTATTATTCCTTCAGGTGGTCTAATCCTCATCGAGTTTGGTACGAGGCTAAATGCCCCATCATTATAGATTTGGGAGGCTACTTTCTGTATCAACTTAAACAGCGCAAACAATCAAATGGCGATTATGCCTATTTGCACATGATTTCTAGAAAAGATTTTATTGCTCGCTACGTGAAGTAG
- a CDS encoding Gfo/Idh/MocA family oxidoreductase, which yields MEEINWGIIGCGDVTEVKSGPAFNKVSNSKLIAVMRRDAQKAKDYASRHQVPKWYANADELINDPAINAIYIATPPSSHTEYALKAIAAGKSVYVEKPMALSYNDGKQMVDAANANGVKLVIAHYRREQPFFLKIKSLIDENTIGKVRLVNLSFLQPSINDVIAKSAANWRIDPSISGGGLFHDMAPHQLDLMLYFFGEVERSVGLSTSTTNSIADDLVTGQVQFKNNTIFNGTWCFNVAKTDTTDRCDIYGENGKISFPIFGNQLSLTQNGETTIYEAEPLAHVQQPMIAKVVAYFLGKAENPCNGETALETMKLLDAFTQKQS from the coding sequence ATGGAAGAAATAAACTGGGGCATAATTGGCTGTGGAGATGTAACAGAAGTAAAAAGCGGACCTGCATTTAACAAAGTATCAAACTCAAAGTTAATTGCAGTCATGCGTAGAGATGCACAAAAAGCTAAGGATTATGCGAGCAGACATCAGGTACCAAAATGGTATGCAAATGCCGATGAATTGATTAATGACCCAGCTATTAATGCCATTTATATCGCCACCCCACCCTCTAGCCATACTGAATATGCCTTAAAAGCCATAGCTGCCGGCAAATCTGTATATGTAGAAAAACCGATGGCGCTTAGTTATAACGATGGTAAACAAATGGTTGATGCCGCAAATGCTAACGGTGTAAAATTAGTGATCGCACATTACCGTAGAGAACAACCCTTTTTCTTGAAAATTAAATCTTTAATTGATGAAAATACTATAGGGAAAGTTCGTTTGGTTAACCTTAGTTTTTTACAACCTTCCATTAACGATGTAATTGCAAAAAGTGCTGCCAACTGGCGAATTGATCCGTCAATTTCTGGAGGTGGCTTGTTCCATGACATGGCTCCTCATCAACTCGATTTGATGCTTTATTTTTTTGGTGAGGTTGAACGTTCCGTTGGTTTATCTACATCAACCACTAATAGCATAGCTGATGATTTGGTAACTGGGCAAGTCCAATTTAAAAACAATACCATATTTAATGGGACTTGGTGTTTTAATGTTGCCAAAACAGATACTACCGACCGATGTGATATCTACGGTGAAAATGGAAAAATTAGTTTTCCTATTTTCGGTAATCAACTTAGCCTTACTCAAAATGGGGAAACTACCATTTACGAAGCCGAACCTTTAGCACACGTACAGCAACCTATGATAGCTAAAGTGGTAGCTTACTTTTTAGGCAAGGCCGAAAACCCTTGCAATGGCGAAACTGCCTTAGAGACAATGAAGTTATTAGATGCTTTTACTCAAAAACAAAGCTAA
- a CDS encoding cold shock domain-containing protein, translating into MQQGTVKFFNETKGFGFIVPANGDAEIFVHVSGLIDQIRENDSVSYDIEQGKKGLNAVNVKVD; encoded by the coding sequence ATGCAACAAGGAACAGTAAAATTTTTCAATGAGACAAAAGGTTTTGGATTTATCGTACCAGCTAATGGTGACGCCGAAATTTTTGTACATGTATCTGGTTTAATTGATCAAATTCGTGAGAATGATTCAGTAAGCTACGATATCGAGCAAGGCAAAAAAGGCCTAAATGCAGTTAATGTTAAGGTAGACTAA
- a CDS encoding MFS transporter, whose amino-acid sequence MDAKRLKTENQGIATILAFALIPLSGFATDVYIPSLPTMSRELGVTELQVQLTLGMFLISYGVAQLFVGSLLDSFGRYKIGLISLFVFALASVLIANTSNIYFIYAMRIVHGITVGAIVVSKRAYFIDVFSGDQLKNYLSMFSIIWATAPIIAPFAGGYLQSWFGWQSNFYFLAVFALIILVLELTFSGETIRQKMEFSLRKIAAVYTEMISTSSFTLGIVMLGLSYGMVMIYNMTGPFIIEHHLGHSPIVAGYSSLLLGSAVMLGGFIGKLTINKPFFSKLTVNLGLQFFFLMAMFLSLGFIENLYSLVFFAFIIHACSGYTFNTFFTYCLSKFPKNAGIASGLTGGINYVIVSFLTYAVIAAIPAEDEQNLASSYGILIGLSLLIMLLIFKLDQRKTTSRSEQ is encoded by the coding sequence ATGGATGCTAAGAGATTAAAAACCGAAAATCAAGGGATTGCTACCATTTTGGCATTTGCACTCATACCACTTTCTGGTTTTGCAACCGATGTATATATTCCCTCTTTACCCACAATGTCTAGAGAGCTTGGTGTAACAGAATTGCAAGTGCAATTAACATTGGGTATGTTTTTGATCAGTTATGGCGTAGCGCAACTTTTTGTAGGTAGTCTTTTAGATAGTTTTGGGAGATATAAAATTGGATTAATAAGTCTTTTTGTTTTCGCGTTGGCAAGTGTCTTAATAGCCAACACTTCAAATATTTATTTCATTTATGCCATGAGGATTGTACACGGTATTACTGTTGGTGCTATCGTAGTATCAAAACGAGCCTATTTTATAGATGTATTTTCTGGCGATCAACTAAAAAACTACCTCAGTATGTTTTCTATCATTTGGGCAACTGCACCTATTATTGCGCCTTTTGCCGGTGGTTACCTACAAAGTTGGTTTGGCTGGCAATCTAATTTTTATTTCTTAGCTGTATTTGCCCTTATCATTTTAGTGCTTGAGCTGACTTTTAGTGGAGAAACCATTAGACAGAAAATGGAATTTAGTCTACGAAAAATAGCTGCTGTTTACACAGAAATGATAAGCACCAGTAGTTTTACCTTAGGGATTGTTATGCTGGGTTTATCTTATGGTATGGTGATGATTTACAACATGACTGGCCCTTTCATCATAGAACATCATTTGGGACATTCGCCCATTGTAGCGGGTTATAGTTCGTTATTATTAGGTAGCGCGGTAATGTTAGGTGGTTTTATAGGGAAATTAACCATTAACAAACCTTTTTTCAGCAAGCTAACTGTAAATCTTGGTCTTCAATTCTTTTTCTTGATGGCTATGTTTCTTAGTCTGGGTTTTATTGAAAACCTTTATTCATTAGTATTTTTTGCTTTCATCATTCACGCTTGTTCTGGCTATACTTTTAACACTTTTTTTACATACTGCTTATCTAAGTTTCCGAAAAATGCTGGTATTGCAAGTGGGCTTACTGGCGGAATAAATTACGTTATTGTCTCATTTCTAACCTATGCTGTTATCGCAGCTATTCCTGCCGAAGATGAACAAAATCTAGCTTCCAGTTATGGTATATTGATTGGCTTATCCTTGCTAATCATGTTGCTGATTTTCAAGTTAGACCAAAGAAAAACTACTTCACGTAGCGAGCAATAA